A stretch of Henckelia pumila isolate YLH828 chromosome 4, ASM3356847v2, whole genome shotgun sequence DNA encodes these proteins:
- the LOC140867755 gene encoding cation/H(+) antiporter 28 has translation MILHMFVVGLEIDPHIFLHLPSKEAKVACTGVLTTFVMASLITPFLSIPEIPNLTFNLCLSIILSDTAYPLLTRLITDLKIGKSDIGRFVVSASVHNALVSTILISFGFIIFDPNTGFAYRRVKDVFVMAAVLVIEIVLSAKLTPVIMNWVNRENPDGKPIKGSHLVLAVAYIVMVCCFSPILANYNSVLSAFLAGVFMPREGRIAKMMISKVNYFFSAIFNPLFFFWVGLEAQFSQFGAAHIGTWAKLFFLFLIATAGKVIGSWVSGVMLGFHWQDSIAIGLLLTIKGHFHVYLAIMTSTMKLTSISTSIAMVFVTFLTIIYTPLVVANIIERARKRSPTQRMALQWLNPSNELRLLLCVHGPQNVSSAINLMGITRGAADPGIMVYVTDMIELTDRIAATITHHNEGGDSVTVTDPTVVEMREQITNRINTYLNDDGDGISTKRIFALSTLNSMHQDVCILAEDLMVSLIILPFHKQQEASGRLNLGHSGFRHVNRKILRHAPCSIGILVDRGLGSTIISRTATSLHAAVIFIGGKDDREALVYAGRVARHPGVKLTVIRFLLEATGDSVSSRITIAKSNTTEHQEEMKVDDECFADFYDRYVAGGNVAYMEKYLVNSGQTFSTLRSLEGQYGLFIVGRGGRVNSILTVGMNDWEECPELGPIGDILSASDFSVSASVMIIQQHSLKGELDGLQDEFSIM, from the exons CTTAGCATCCCCGAAATCCCAAATCTCACCTTCAACCTTTGTCTCTCTATCATCCTGTCCGACACAGCTTACCCGTTATTAACTAGACTAATTACCGACTTAAAGATAGGAAAATCAGATATTGGGAGATTCGTGGTTTCGGCTAGCGTGCATAATGCCTTGGTTTCTACTATTCTAATTAGCTTTGGCTTTATAATATTTGATCCTAACACCGGTTTCGCTTATCGGAGGGTGAAGGATGTTTTTGTCATGGCTGCAGTGCTAGTGATTGAGATAGTTTTGTCCGCCAAATTGACACCAGTGATTATGAATTGGGTGAACCGCGAAAATCCAGATGGAAAACCAATCAAGGGTTCACATTTAGTCTTGGCTGTGGCGTATATCGTCATGGTTTGTTGTTTTTCACCTATCCTAGCTAATTATAATAGTGTATTGAGTGCATTTTTGGCCGGAGTATTTATGCCTAGGGAAGGGAGGATAGCAAAAATGATGATTAGTAAAGTGAACTATTTCTTCAGTGCCATCTTCAATCCACTTTTCTTCTTTTGGGTCGGCTTGGAAGCGCAGTTTTCTCAGTTTGGGGCAGCACACATAGGAACATGGGCAAAGTTATTCTTCCTCTTCTTGATTGCTACTGCTGGAAAAGTTATCGGTTCATGGGTTTCAGGGGTGATGTTGGGATTTCACTGGCAAGATTCAATTGCCATTGGCTTGCTGTTAACAATCAAGGGCCATTTTCATGTGTATTTGGCTATAATGACATCAACT ATGAAACTCACAAGTATCTCGACAAGTATCGCTATGGTTTTTGTGACCTTTCTCACCATAATCTACACCCCGTTGGTCGTGGCAAACATCATTGAACGTGCAAGAAAACGCTCTCCAACTCAAAGAATGGCACTTCAGTGGCTTAACCCGTCGAACGAGCTTCGTCTTCTCCTCTGTGTACACGGACCACAAAATGTTTCTTCAGCCATAAATTTAATGGGAATTACCAGAGGGGCTGCTGATCCAGGGATCATGGTTTATGTGACAGACATGATAGAGTTGACAGACAGAATAGCAGCCACAATAACACATCATAATGAAGGGGGGGACTCTGTGACTGTCACTGATCCAACTGTTGTGGAGATGAGAGAACAGATAACAAATAGAATAAACACTTATTTGAATGATGATGGAGATGGAATCAGCACAAAGCGAATCTTTGCACTTTCAACTCTGAATAGCATGCATCAAGATGTGTGCATTCTGGCCGAGGATCTTATGGTTTCACTCATAATACTGCCCTTTCACAAGCAACAAGAAGCCAGTGGTAGGCTGAATTTGGGTCATTCCGGTTTTCGACATGTCAATCGCAAG ATCCTTCGTCATGCTCCGTGCTCAATCGGAATTTTAGTCGACCGGGGACTTGGATCCACCATAATATCAAGAACTGCCACATCTCTCCATGCAGCCGTAATATTCATTGGTGGCAAGGATGACAGGGAAGCACTAGTCTACGCGGGCCGAGTAGCACGACATCCAGGGGTGAAACTTACAGTGATAAGGTTCCTTTTAGAAGCCACAGGAGACAGCGTGTCATCAAGAATCACAATTGCAAAATCCAACACCACAGAGCATCAAGAAGAAATGAAAGTTGATGATGAATGCTTTGCTGATTTCTATGATAGATATGTGGCTGGAGGGAATGTTGCATATATGGAAAAATACCTTGTTAACTCAGGGCAGACATTTTCTACATTGAGGTCACTTGAAGGGCAGTATGGTCTTTTCATCGTCGGACGAGGCGGGAGGGTGAATTCGATTTTGACAGTGGGAATGAATGACTGGGAAGAGTGCCCGGAGCTCGGCCCCATCGGAGATATTCTATCGGCTTCGGACTTTTCGGTAAGTGCCTCAGTTATGATCATACAACAACATAGTCTTAAAGGAGAATTAGATGGCCTCCAAGATGAATTCTCCATCATGTAA